In Thermoplasmata archaeon, the following are encoded in one genomic region:
- a CDS encoding KEOPS complex kinase/ATPase Bud32, translated as MAAKNATDGPAVSRGAEATLRAVEWMGLSALLKEREAKGYRPKPLDERLRRERTRTEVRLLVEARRLGVRTPIVYDLDLARHRVVLERLDGPTLKGLLEDAALSPATLARAVRAFGTALGTLHAAGIAHGDLTSSNVLFPDGPEGPPAFIDLSMGAQNAGLEELGIDLHLVEEDLRALHPKAEALVRAFLEGYVSGNPDGSSEVRARAKAIQGRVRYA; from the coding sequence GTGGCGGCGAAGAACGCGACCGACGGTCCCGCGGTCTCGCGGGGGGCAGAAGCCACGCTTCGGGCGGTCGAGTGGATGGGCCTCTCAGCGCTCCTCAAGGAGCGCGAGGCGAAGGGCTACCGGCCGAAGCCGCTCGACGAGCGGCTGCGACGCGAGCGGACGCGTACCGAGGTCCGCCTGCTCGTCGAGGCCCGGCGTCTCGGCGTCCGCACGCCGATCGTCTACGACCTCGATCTCGCCCGCCACCGCGTCGTCCTCGAGCGCCTCGACGGGCCGACGCTGAAGGGCCTGCTCGAGGACGCCGCGCTATCGCCCGCGACGCTCGCGCGCGCGGTCCGCGCCTTCGGTACGGCGCTCGGCACCCTCCACGCCGCGGGCATCGCGCACGGCGACCTCACGAGCTCGAACGTCCTCTTCCCGGACGGTCCGGAGGGGCCGCCGGCGTTCATCGACCTCTCCATGGGCGCGCAGAACGCCGGGCTCGAGGAGCTGGGCATCGACCTCCATCTGGTGGAGGAGGACCTGCGCGCGCTGCATCCCAAGGCGGAAGCGCTCGTGCGGGCGTTCCTCGAGGGCTACGTTTCCGGCAACCCGGACGGGTCGTCCGAGGTGCGCGCGCGGGCGAAGGCGATCCAGGGCCGCGTGCGCTACGCCTGA
- a CDS encoding enoyl-CoA hydratase-related protein, producing the protein MTEGERVGRKSEEDGVEILVLKNPPVNALSTAVMADLDRRVAELAADPQVRAVVVTGDGQYFSAGADVKEMASLDLGQAPEIARRGLAVYGRLAALKPPVIAAINGLAVGGGLELALACDLRVAGESAKFGAPEVSLGLIPAYGGTQRLPRLVGLAKAKELILTGAMISAAEALRIGLVNKTVPAGQELRAARDLAHTIAQRAPRSVQAAKRAIVEGLELGLGPGLENESRLFETEVLPTNDLAEGILAFAQRRPPKFTGT; encoded by the coding sequence ATGACGGAAGGCGAACGGGTCGGACGCAAGAGCGAGGAGGACGGCGTCGAGATCCTGGTCCTGAAGAATCCGCCGGTCAACGCGCTCTCCACCGCCGTGATGGCGGACCTCGATCGTCGGGTCGCCGAGCTCGCCGCCGACCCCCAGGTCCGGGCCGTCGTCGTCACCGGTGACGGCCAGTACTTCAGCGCGGGCGCGGACGTGAAGGAGATGGCCTCGCTCGACCTCGGACAGGCCCCCGAGATCGCGCGCCGGGGCCTGGCCGTGTATGGCCGGCTCGCGGCCCTGAAGCCGCCGGTGATCGCGGCGATCAACGGACTCGCGGTGGGCGGTGGTCTCGAACTCGCCCTCGCCTGCGACCTGCGGGTCGCGGGCGAGTCGGCGAAGTTCGGCGCGCCGGAGGTGAGCCTGGGCCTGATCCCCGCCTACGGCGGCACCCAGCGCCTGCCCCGCCTCGTCGGCCTGGCGAAGGCGAAGGAGCTGATCCTCACCGGCGCGATGATCTCGGCCGCCGAGGCGCTGCGGATCGGGCTCGTCAACAAGACCGTCCCGGCGGGCCAGGAGCTGCGGGCCGCACGCGACCTCGCGCACACGATCGCGCAGCGGGCCCCGAGGTCGGTCCAGGCGGCCAAGCGCGCGATCGTGGAGGGCCTCGAGCTCGGCCTCGGCCCGGGTCTCGAGAACGAGAGCCGGCTGTTCGAGACGGAGGTGCTGCCGACGAACGATCTCGCCGAGGGGATCCTCGCGTTCGCCCAGCGGCGTCCGCCCAAGTTCACGGGGACCTAG